A genomic stretch from Spongiibacter nanhainus includes:
- a CDS encoding aldehyde dehydrogenase family protein yields the protein MESNSLSTQFQALSRAAGDEVYPSLAVRRDRLTRLEAMLRDKEGLLCDAMNQDYGHRSKRQSAFADITTTLKSINHARRHLRFWMAKTPRQVDMSLRLTGARSYSEYVPKGVVGVISPWNFPVNLTFSPVVSAFAAGNRVFIKPSEVTPATAELIQAACSEYFQPDEVAVACGGVEVAKQFVELPFDHLIYTGGEVIAKSIMAAAANNLVPLTLELGGKSPVMIADDADLSQAAKKVAFGKIFNAGQICIAPDYVMLNPAQLEPFVSALEAALQHMASAHDSDGVDVVNDRHRQRIDFLVDEARQAGADVRTVQCGAYRADIVINPDADMAICSQEIFGPVVVVRTCNSVTEQLAEVAARPHPLVAYYFGRSSAGFEHVARQIRCGALVKNDIIFQYANDDFPFGGVGASGMGKYRGIDGFQEFSNLRPVFKSGAIDTSSLVTPPYPRLFEAVNNIMRKL from the coding sequence GTGGAATCCAATTCCCTGAGCACACAGTTTCAGGCCTTAAGTCGGGCTGCGGGAGACGAGGTCTATCCGTCGTTAGCCGTCCGCCGTGACCGCCTGACGCGACTGGAAGCCATGCTCCGGGACAAGGAAGGACTGTTGTGTGACGCAATGAACCAGGACTACGGCCACCGTTCCAAGCGCCAAAGCGCCTTTGCCGATATCACCACCACGCTGAAATCTATCAACCACGCTCGCCGTCATTTGCGTTTCTGGATGGCTAAAACCCCCCGTCAAGTTGATATGAGTTTGCGGCTCACCGGCGCGCGCAGTTATAGCGAATATGTCCCCAAGGGGGTTGTGGGGGTAATTAGCCCCTGGAATTTCCCGGTCAATCTGACTTTTTCCCCGGTGGTGTCTGCCTTTGCTGCCGGCAACCGGGTGTTTATCAAACCCTCGGAAGTCACCCCAGCCACGGCAGAGCTTATTCAGGCCGCCTGTAGTGAGTACTTTCAGCCCGACGAGGTGGCAGTGGCCTGCGGAGGTGTCGAGGTCGCGAAGCAGTTTGTCGAGCTGCCTTTCGATCATTTGATTTACACCGGCGGCGAGGTGATTGCCAAGTCCATTATGGCGGCAGCGGCGAATAATCTAGTGCCGCTAACTCTGGAGTTAGGGGGAAAATCCCCAGTGATGATCGCCGATGATGCCGATCTGTCCCAAGCTGCAAAAAAAGTCGCGTTCGGCAAAATATTTAACGCGGGCCAAATCTGCATTGCACCTGACTATGTGATGCTGAATCCCGCCCAGCTAGAGCCCTTTGTGTCGGCCCTTGAAGCGGCCTTACAACACATGGCCTCCGCTCACGACAGCGACGGCGTCGACGTGGTCAACGATAGACACCGTCAGCGGATTGATTTTCTGGTTGACGAGGCCCGTCAGGCCGGCGCCGATGTTCGCACAGTGCAATGCGGGGCATATCGGGCCGATATTGTGATCAACCCCGATGCCGATATGGCAATTTGTTCGCAAGAGATTTTTGGGCCAGTGGTAGTGGTACGTACCTGTAATTCGGTGACTGAACAACTGGCTGAAGTTGCCGCCCGTCCGCATCCCCTGGTCGCCTACTATTTTGGCCGCAGCAGTGCGGGCTTTGAGCATGTTGCTCGGCAAATCCGCTGCGGCGCCCTGGTTAAAAACGACATTATTTTTCAGTACGCCAATGACGATTTCCCCTTTGGGGGCGTCGGCGCCAGCGGTATGGGTAAGTACCGCGGTATCGATGGGTTTCAGGAGTTTTCCAACCTCCGTCCGGTATTTAAATCCGGTGCGATTGATACCTCGTCGTTGGTCACACCCCCTTATCCCCGTTTGTTCGAGGCGGTGAATAACATAATGAGGAAACTATGA
- a CDS encoding acyl-CoA dehydrogenase family protein yields MSVEFQELRDAVRQVVDGLDKLGAEQDYWHQCLELGWLMVAAPEELGGLGMGCEAAVAVQLELGRGLSGAPYLPAVMAVSAICDSGLDDKSERLEKIFTGEAITAALVDGGLSASAQTLSGTLNAVLSADSATQLLFWTDDQSLVAIADLSHSAISAQGRDTWDTTRRLFDVELQSLPVADVTVLAEGRSAQTMIKQLRMQRDLGLAADAVGASTALLEMTVEHLNTRIQFRRPLAMFQALKHRCADMKTLCEASEALLISVLDTDSDADVMAAKQMATSHYATVAEEALQLHGGIGMAVEHPCHLYLKRAMLNPHLGTSSAACAESAVQALLDSVA; encoded by the coding sequence ATGAGTGTGGAATTTCAAGAACTCAGAGACGCTGTCCGCCAGGTGGTAGACGGCCTGGACAAACTGGGCGCCGAGCAGGACTACTGGCATCAATGCCTGGAGTTGGGCTGGTTGATGGTGGCGGCGCCGGAGGAGCTCGGCGGTCTGGGTATGGGCTGCGAGGCGGCGGTGGCTGTACAGCTGGAATTGGGCCGGGGCTTAAGTGGCGCGCCCTATCTCCCGGCAGTGATGGCTGTCAGCGCCATCTGTGATTCCGGCCTCGATGACAAAAGCGAGCGCCTGGAAAAAATCTTTACTGGCGAGGCCATTACCGCCGCGCTGGTGGACGGTGGCCTCAGTGCCAGCGCTCAGACCTTAAGCGGTACCCTGAACGCGGTGTTAAGCGCCGACAGTGCGACGCAATTACTGTTTTGGACAGACGACCAGTCGCTGGTGGCGATCGCCGATCTGTCTCATTCGGCGATCAGCGCCCAGGGCCGGGATACCTGGGATACCACCCGCCGTCTGTTTGATGTTGAACTGCAGTCGTTGCCGGTCGCCGATGTCACTGTGCTGGCCGAAGGTCGCAGTGCTCAAACGATGATTAAACAGCTGCGTATGCAGCGCGACCTGGGGCTGGCAGCCGATGCTGTGGGCGCGTCAACCGCTCTGCTGGAGATGACGGTTGAACACCTCAATACCCGCATTCAGTTCCGCCGTCCGCTGGCGATGTTCCAGGCCCTCAAGCATCGCTGCGCCGATATGAAGACGCTTTGTGAGGCCTCGGAGGCACTGTTGATCTCGGTGCTGGATACCGACAGCGATGCCGATGTCATGGCGGCCAAGCAAATGGCGACCAGCCACTACGCCACCGTGGCGGAAGAAGCCCTGCAGCTGCACGGCGGCATCGGTATGGCGGTGGAGCACCCTTGTCACTTGTACCTTAAGCGGGCAATGTTGAACCCGCACTTGGGCACCAGCTCCGCGGCCTGTGCCGAAAGCGCGGTACAGGCTCTGTTGGATAGCGTGGCCTGA
- a CDS encoding DUF4286 family protein, translating into MARYSMLVLSRPVAGQDEAYNDWYQNTHLQQIVSLPGFVSAQRFKLRVNMRGENAYPYAAIYEIDTDDVDAAFAALEKASSDGSLIMAPAFDTETVYASIYEPLGEPVCESSAESEQGDDGG; encoded by the coding sequence ATGGCGCGCTACAGCATGCTGGTACTCAGTCGACCGGTAGCCGGTCAGGACGAGGCCTACAACGACTGGTATCAGAATACGCATTTGCAACAGATTGTCTCACTGCCCGGCTTTGTCTCGGCTCAGCGCTTTAAATTGCGGGTCAATATGCGGGGTGAGAACGCCTATCCCTACGCCGCGATCTACGAGATTGATACCGACGATGTCGACGCCGCCTTTGCCGCCCTGGAAAAGGCCTCCAGCGACGGCAGTTTGATCATGGCGCCGGCCTTCGACACCGAGACCGTTTACGCCTCAATTTACGAACCCTTGGGGGAGCCGGTCTGCGAATCCTCTGCAGAATCGGAGCAGGGCGACGACGGGGGGTAA
- a CDS encoding MarR family winged helix-turn-helix transcriptional regulator yields MKNSWKKPTDVPATQDNAPAMFLDYFYPIHFSIGMKIEAGLMECGRLDRHQTVIMWILRSELQRTEKTAIHRKDVVRLMTNWYDITSSSVSKALRALSREPLGYITLSEDPNSGREKLIEMTDAGRQHCDEMIASACKVIRRITDHFSKEENQMGIYMFMRMDDEFSAYRDDDNK; encoded by the coding sequence TTGAAGAACAGCTGGAAAAAACCCACGGATGTGCCCGCCACACAGGACAATGCGCCGGCAATGTTCCTCGATTATTTCTATCCGATTCACTTTTCCATCGGGATGAAAATCGAGGCGGGACTCATGGAATGCGGGCGATTGGATCGCCACCAAACGGTAATCATGTGGATACTCCGTTCAGAACTACAGCGTACCGAAAAAACCGCCATCCACCGCAAGGATGTGGTACGGCTGATGACCAACTGGTACGACATTACCAGTAGCAGTGTCTCCAAGGCCTTGCGCGCGCTATCACGTGAGCCGCTGGGCTATATCACCCTCAGCGAAGACCCCAATTCGGGTCGGGAAAAACTGATAGAAATGACCGACGCCGGGCGACAGCATTGCGATGAAATGATCGCCAGCGCCTGCAAGGTTATTCGGCGAATCACCGATCACTTCTCAAAGGAAGAGAATCAAATGGGTATTTATATGTTTATGCGCATGGATGACGAGTTCTCTGCCTACCGGGATGACGACAATAAATAA
- a CDS encoding MDR family oxidoreductase, whose amino-acid sequence MFSAILINKDDNGQTVEVSQIDEAQLPEGNVSIDVEYSTMNYKDGLAITGSSPVVRKFPMVPGIDLAGVVTESSHADYKAGDKVVLNGWGVGEGHWGGLSQKARLNGDWLVPLPSAFTTRQAMAIGTAGYTAALCVDALVNHGVTPDQGEILVTGATGGVGSVAVSLLAKAGFTVIALTGKTSDAEYLKQLGASDVMDRAEMSEKGRPLQKERWAGVVDTAGSHILANACASTKYGGAVAACGLAQGADLPSTVMPFILRGVALLGVDSVMAPKAPRMAAWERLAKDLDASHLDLIAKDISLAEAIDVADQLMKGTLRGRVVVDVNK is encoded by the coding sequence ATGTTTTCTGCAATTCTGATTAACAAAGACGACAACGGCCAGACGGTCGAAGTTAGCCAGATTGACGAGGCGCAACTGCCCGAGGGCAACGTCAGCATCGACGTGGAATACTCCACCATGAACTACAAGGATGGCCTGGCGATTACCGGCAGCTCTCCTGTAGTGCGCAAGTTTCCCATGGTGCCGGGTATCGACCTGGCTGGTGTGGTGACTGAAAGCAGCCACGCCGACTATAAAGCTGGCGATAAAGTGGTGCTCAACGGCTGGGGTGTCGGTGAAGGTCACTGGGGTGGCCTGTCCCAAAAAGCGCGCCTCAACGGAGATTGGCTGGTGCCGCTGCCCAGCGCCTTTACCACCCGTCAGGCGATGGCCATCGGGACTGCCGGTTACACCGCTGCGCTGTGTGTAGATGCACTGGTCAATCACGGTGTGACCCCGGATCAGGGCGAGATTCTGGTTACCGGTGCTACCGGTGGTGTTGGCAGTGTGGCCGTATCTTTGCTGGCCAAGGCGGGCTTTACCGTTATTGCTCTGACCGGTAAAACCAGTGATGCGGAATACCTCAAGCAACTGGGCGCCAGCGATGTCATGGATCGCGCAGAAATGTCCGAGAAAGGTCGCCCCCTGCAGAAAGAGCGCTGGGCCGGTGTGGTGGACACAGCCGGTAGCCATATCCTGGCGAATGCCTGCGCTTCTACCAAGTACGGCGGTGCCGTCGCAGCCTGTGGTCTGGCCCAGGGTGCCGATCTGCCCAGCACGGTAATGCCCTTTATCCTGCGCGGCGTAGCCCTGCTGGGTGTCGACAGTGTGATGGCCCCCAAAGCGCCTCGCATGGCCGCCTGGGAGCGTTTGGCTAAGGATCTGGACGCCAGCCACCTGGATTTGATCGCCAAGGACATCAGCCTGGCAGAGGCGATTGATGTTGCTGACCAGTTGATGAAAGGCACGCTGCGCGGTCGCGTAGTGGTAGACGTCAACAAGTAA
- a CDS encoding acyl-CoA dehydrogenase family protein, whose protein sequence is MSETQLEQFRQEVRGWLGDNIPQGWRAAMTNAEQPAFVELQQAWFKKLVEQGYATPHWPEGWHGGGRSLAEQKVIFEEVARADAPRLILYFVALYHAACTLFECGSQAQKDKYLPGILNGEIWCQGFSEPNAGSDLASLKTRAERRGDKYIINGQKTWSTMAQYADRCLLLARTDGSGPPQAGLTYLLLDMKAKGVSVRPIDQITGDDEFAEIFFDDVEVSVEDRVGEEGNGWAVAQATLASERGLTLVELTQRMRGGLSMLVETLKSQGRLDDPHMRQQLGQVIPQVNAACAVADRYLQKRISDQEQVGDASIVKLYYAQVLRELVRLGVQSEGLAGQYHGGFMRGATQETGNWALDFMNSYNWSIAGGSNEVQRNIIAERMLGMPREPKQWQLS, encoded by the coding sequence ATGAGCGAGACACAGTTAGAACAATTCCGTCAGGAAGTGCGCGGCTGGCTGGGTGACAATATCCCCCAGGGCTGGCGCGCCGCGATGACCAATGCCGAACAGCCGGCCTTTGTGGAGTTGCAGCAGGCCTGGTTTAAAAAGCTGGTGGAGCAGGGCTACGCCACACCCCATTGGCCGGAAGGTTGGCACGGCGGTGGGCGCTCACTGGCTGAGCAAAAGGTCATCTTTGAAGAGGTGGCCAGGGCCGACGCACCCCGGCTGATCCTGTATTTTGTTGCCCTGTATCATGCGGCCTGTACCCTGTTTGAGTGTGGCTCTCAGGCGCAAAAGGACAAATACCTGCCCGGTATCCTCAATGGAGAAATCTGGTGCCAGGGCTTCTCAGAACCCAATGCGGGTTCCGATTTGGCCTCGCTGAAGACCCGTGCCGAGCGCCGTGGCGATAAGTACATTATTAACGGTCAGAAAACCTGGTCCACCATGGCCCAGTACGCTGACCGCTGCTTGTTGTTGGCCCGTACCGACGGTTCCGGTCCGCCTCAGGCAGGCCTGACTTATTTGCTGCTTGATATGAAGGCCAAGGGCGTGTCGGTGCGCCCTATCGATCAGATCACCGGTGACGATGAGTTTGCCGAGATCTTCTTCGACGATGTAGAAGTCTCAGTGGAGGACCGGGTCGGCGAAGAGGGTAATGGCTGGGCGGTGGCTCAGGCGACCCTGGCCTCCGAACGCGGTCTGACCCTGGTGGAGCTGACTCAGCGTATGCGCGGTGGGCTGTCGATGTTGGTGGAAACCTTAAAGTCTCAGGGGCGCCTGGATGACCCCCACATGCGCCAACAACTGGGACAGGTGATTCCCCAGGTGAATGCGGCCTGTGCCGTGGCCGACCGCTACCTGCAGAAGCGTATTAGCGATCAGGAGCAGGTCGGTGATGCTTCCATCGTCAAACTTTACTACGCCCAGGTGCTCAGAGAACTGGTGCGCCTTGGCGTGCAGAGCGAAGGTTTGGCAGGCCAGTATCACGGTGGCTTTATGCGGGGTGCGACCCAGGAAACCGGCAATTGGGCCCTGGATTTTATGAACTCCTACAACTGGTCTATCGCCGGCGGCAGCAACGAAGTTCAGCGCAACATCATCGCCGAGCGGATGCTGGGTATGCCCCGTGAACCCAAGCAGTGGCAGCTGTCTTGA